In Trichocoleus desertorum NBK24, the following are encoded in one genomic region:
- a CDS encoding GDSL-type esterase/lipase family protein, with translation MLQIELSTVNIAGLLLAGLVGLPILLELGLRFLFGFGNPLIYVADSDIGYLLAPNQKTRRFGNRIAINQYSMRSPAIAPTPAPATLRILLLGDSVANGGWWTDQTGIISEMLQQQLQPDLQGTRWQQVEVLNASANSWGPRNELAYLQRFGSFESQVVVLLLNTDDLFATAPSSLQVGNDINYPDRKPPLALAEVLGRYLFPPAPNPDFKAKFKAVQAESGDRVGFNLAALQQIHSFVQSQGGQLLLAMTPLLRETSAKDGPRDYEQKARQRLVDLTEREQIIYIDFLPSFNAVAEPETLYRDHIHLSPPGNQLVSETIQRSLQTNFLGRSTSQTSSHPE, from the coding sequence GTGTTGCAAATAGAACTTTCCACCGTGAACATTGCAGGACTGCTTTTGGCAGGGCTCGTGGGGCTGCCAATTCTATTGGAACTTGGCTTGCGCTTCCTTTTTGGCTTTGGCAACCCTTTGATTTATGTCGCTGACTCAGATATTGGTTATCTGCTGGCACCGAACCAAAAAACTCGTCGCTTTGGCAATCGCATCGCGATTAACCAATATTCCATGCGGAGTCCGGCGATCGCTCCTACGCCTGCGCCCGCCACGTTGCGGATCTTGCTACTGGGGGATTCGGTGGCGAATGGGGGTTGGTGGACTGACCAAACTGGCATTATCTCTGAAATGTTGCAGCAGCAATTACAGCCAGACTTGCAGGGCACCCGTTGGCAGCAGGTAGAAGTGTTGAATGCTTCAGCTAACTCTTGGGGACCACGCAATGAATTGGCCTATTTGCAGCGTTTTGGCAGTTTTGAGTCCCAAGTCGTGGTTTTGTTGCTGAACACGGATGATCTGTTTGCCACGGCTCCTAGTTCACTGCAAGTGGGCAATGATATTAATTATCCAGATCGCAAACCGCCTTTAGCCTTGGCAGAAGTCTTGGGGCGCTACCTGTTTCCACCTGCTCCCAATCCAGATTTCAAAGCCAAGTTCAAAGCTGTGCAAGCCGAATCTGGCGATCGCGTGGGCTTTAACTTAGCGGCCCTCCAGCAGATTCATAGCTTCGTTCAAAGTCAGGGTGGACAACTGTTACTGGCGATGACACCTTTATTACGAGAAACCAGTGCCAAAGATGGCCCTCGTGATTATGAGCAAAAGGCTCGGCAACGGCTAGTAGACCTCACCGAGCGCGAACAGATTATCTACATTGATTTTCTCCCCAGTTTTAATGCGGTGGCTGAGCCAGAAACCCTCTATCGGGATCACATCCATCTCAGCCCTCCTGGCAATCAACTGGTGAGTGAAACCATTCAGCGATCGCTCCAAACCAACTTCCTGGGGCGATCGACATCACAAACTTCCAGCCACCCAGAATAG
- a CDS encoding Gfo/Idh/MocA family protein codes for MSSTHSNVSSQRNQPEPIRVGVIGVGNMGQHHTRVLSLLKDVELIGVSDVNVERGLDTASKYRVRFFEDYHDLLQHVDAVCVAVPTRLHHAVGMACLQAGVHVLIEKPIAASIAEAESLVNAAADSHCILQVGHIERFNPAFQELSKVLKTEELLALEAHRMSPYSNRANDVSVVLDLMIHDIDLLLELAGSPVVKLTASGSRASDSGYLDYVTATLGFANGIVATLTSSKVTHRKIRRIAAHCKNSLTEADFLGNDISIHRQTTADYMTDYGQVLYRQDGLIEKVYTSNIEPLHAELEHFVACVRGGNQPSVGGEQALKALRLASLIEQMALDGQVWQSKELELNCVSSSAVAI; via the coding sequence ATGTCATCGACGCATTCGAATGTCAGTTCGCAACGCAACCAACCAGAACCCATTCGCGTGGGGGTGATTGGGGTTGGCAACATGGGACAGCATCACACCCGCGTCTTGAGTTTGCTAAAAGATGTCGAACTGATTGGTGTGTCCGATGTCAATGTGGAGCGTGGTTTAGATACAGCTAGTAAATATCGAGTCCGATTTTTCGAGGACTACCACGACTTGCTTCAGCATGTGGATGCAGTTTGTGTGGCAGTGCCAACCCGATTACACCATGCCGTGGGAATGGCCTGTTTACAGGCAGGCGTACATGTGCTGATCGAAAAGCCGATCGCAGCCAGTATTGCCGAAGCCGAGTCTTTAGTAAATGCGGCGGCAGACTCTCATTGCATCTTGCAAGTGGGACATATTGAGCGCTTTAACCCAGCCTTCCAAGAACTCAGTAAGGTGCTAAAAACCGAAGAGTTGCTGGCCCTAGAAGCACACCGCATGAGTCCGTACTCAAATCGAGCCAACGATGTGTCTGTGGTGTTGGATCTCATGATCCATGACATTGACTTACTGCTTGAGTTGGCAGGTTCTCCAGTGGTGAAGCTGACGGCCAGTGGTAGTCGCGCCTCTGACTCTGGCTACCTGGATTACGTGACTGCAACTTTGGGCTTTGCCAATGGCATTGTGGCAACTCTTACCTCCAGCAAGGTAACTCACCGCAAAATCCGTCGCATTGCCGCTCATTGCAAAAACTCTCTCACCGAAGCCGATTTCTTGGGCAACGATATTTCCATTCATCGCCAAACTACCGCCGACTACATGACCGACTACGGTCAGGTGCTGTATCGACAGGATGGCCTGATTGAGAAGGTTTACACCAGCAATATTGAGCCGCTGCACGCTGAGCTAGAGCATTTTGTGGCTTGTGTGCGGGGTGGCAACCAGCCTTCTGTGGGTGGAGAGCAAGCGCTAAAAGCCCTGCGATTAGCTAGCTTGATTGAACAAATGGCCTTAGATGGGCAAGTGTGGCAGTCAAAAGAACTAGAACTAAATTGTGTGAGTTCTTCCGCTGTCGCTATCTAG
- a CDS encoding Npun_F0813 family protein produces MFILKRQDVDISSIQHPKRDQQILILHYQGQTFRLISVFNATQEEEAKAFWRDLTDNRGKACVLLEEPERYSVWGKVRIDQLANEGAGAGDATAAFFTQAGLLILQALYIDVEDLLGSRQAGLFQKDLAEVLRQWRFPQAESPEAINYLLTMDPVTALQLPPWQEHHLNTLMQELHRIGKAYFGNANFTERALDALQDMPSGDRNQFLQWLEQSPVGKLWR; encoded by the coding sequence ATGTTTATTCTAAAAAGGCAGGATGTTGACATCTCCAGCATTCAGCATCCCAAACGGGATCAACAGATTCTGATTCTCCACTATCAGGGGCAGACCTTTCGCTTGATCAGTGTTTTTAACGCGACTCAAGAAGAAGAGGCAAAAGCCTTTTGGCGAGATCTGACTGATAACCGTGGGAAAGCTTGTGTGCTCTTAGAAGAACCAGAACGCTACAGTGTCTGGGGCAAAGTTCGGATAGATCAGCTAGCCAATGAGGGGGCTGGGGCAGGGGATGCAACTGCTGCTTTCTTTACCCAGGCAGGCCTGTTGATTTTGCAGGCTCTGTATATTGATGTTGAAGACTTGCTGGGCAGTCGGCAGGCAGGTCTATTTCAGAAAGATCTGGCAGAAGTGTTACGGCAGTGGCGGTTTCCCCAAGCGGAGTCTCCAGAAGCAATTAATTATTTGCTGACAATGGACCCTGTGACGGCCCTGCAACTTCCGCCTTGGCAAGAGCATCACCTCAACACGCTGATGCAGGAACTTCATCGTATCGGCAAGGCATACTTTGGTAATGCCAATTTTACAGAGCGTGCCCTAGATGCGCTTCAAGATATGCCCAGCGGAGACCGCAACCAATTTCTCCAATGGCTAGAGCAGTCTCCAGTCGGAAAATTGTGGCGGTAG
- a CDS encoding hemolysin family protein: MIAPIVFALATSDSLPVTGREALVRLLSVLLLIAINAFFVTAEFSIVSVRRSRINQLVGAGDVQAKTVQDLQRSIDRLLSTTQLGITLSSLALGWIGESTMAVLMAAWLGQLPVSSALRQTLAHSFAVPIAFFLIAYLQIVLGELCPKSVALLYSEQLSRFLGPPSLAIARFFNPFIWVLNQSTRWLLQLVGIQYTGHGWYNQVTPEELQLIIATSTESTGLEAEERELLNNVFEFGEVLAEEAMIPRTSIAAIPYDATFQTLLEEVAASGHSYYPLMGESLDDIRGIISFKELAEPLAQGLLTPETPIETWIRPARFVPEYMPLNELLPLMQRSRQAMVMVVDEFGGTSGLVTLTDLVAEIIGETPESESSEDLTVQALDDRTFLVQAQIDIEEVNELLNLSLPLTDDYQTLGGFLIDQLQKIPAEGEVLLYKNLELSVVSAEGPRLDQIRIQRLEEPETEQFLEELNEVIIASEAAINRAEASDADNELDESPSEHSNQEFGFDPDNQVL; the protein is encoded by the coding sequence ATGATTGCCCCCATTGTCTTTGCGCTGGCGACGAGTGATTCTTTACCTGTCACAGGGCGAGAGGCCCTAGTGCGCTTGCTGTCAGTGCTACTGCTGATCGCCATTAATGCTTTTTTTGTCACTGCTGAGTTTTCAATTGTCTCAGTGCGGCGATCGCGCATTAATCAGTTGGTGGGCGCAGGGGATGTGCAGGCCAAGACCGTACAAGATTTACAAAGAAGTATTGATCGCCTACTCTCTACAACCCAATTAGGCATCACTTTATCTAGCTTGGCGTTGGGTTGGATTGGCGAAAGCACTATGGCTGTTCTCATGGCAGCTTGGCTAGGTCAGTTACCCGTATCTTCTGCTTTACGGCAAACGCTGGCTCATTCTTTTGCGGTGCCAATAGCTTTTTTTCTCATTGCTTATTTGCAAATTGTGCTGGGGGAGTTGTGCCCGAAGTCTGTGGCGTTGTTGTACTCAGAGCAACTATCACGATTTTTAGGCCCACCGAGTTTAGCGATCGCTCGTTTCTTTAATCCTTTTATTTGGGTTTTAAACCAATCGACTCGCTGGCTACTTCAACTAGTCGGAATTCAATACACCGGACACGGCTGGTATAACCAAGTTACTCCAGAGGAACTGCAACTAATTATTGCCACCTCTACAGAGTCCACTGGGCTGGAGGCAGAAGAACGAGAACTACTCAATAACGTGTTTGAGTTTGGGGAAGTTTTGGCAGAAGAGGCCATGATCCCACGAACGAGTATCGCTGCTATTCCCTACGATGCCACCTTTCAAACGCTATTAGAAGAAGTAGCGGCATCTGGGCATTCTTATTACCCGTTGATGGGAGAGTCTTTGGATGATATTCGCGGCATTATTTCGTTCAAGGAGTTAGCCGAACCTTTAGCGCAAGGGTTGCTCACGCCTGAAACTCCGATTGAGACCTGGATTCGTCCAGCTCGGTTTGTACCAGAGTACATGCCATTAAATGAGCTGTTGCCGCTGATGCAGCGATCGCGCCAAGCCATGGTGATGGTAGTAGACGAATTTGGTGGCACCTCCGGTCTAGTGACGCTGACAGATTTAGTGGCTGAAATTATTGGGGAAACGCCGGAGTCTGAGAGTAGTGAGGATTTAACCGTACAAGCCTTGGATGACCGCACCTTCTTAGTTCAAGCCCAGATAGACATTGAAGAAGTCAATGAATTGCTAAATCTAAGCTTGCCACTGACGGATGATTACCAAACGCTGGGCGGCTTTCTGATTGACCAATTGCAGAAGATTCCAGCCGAAGGCGAGGTGCTGCTCTATAAAAATCTGGAGTTGTCGGTGGTGTCTGCTGAAGGCCCCCGCCTCGACCAAATTCGGATTCAACGTTTAGAAGAACCAGAAACGGAGCAGTTCTTGGAAGAACTCAATGAGGTAATAATTGCTTCTGAAGCGGCTATAAACAGAGCTGAAGCCTCCGATGCTGATAATGAACTAGATGAATCGCCTTCAGAGCATTCCAATCAAGAGTTTGGGTTCGATCCAGACAATCAAGTTCTGTAG
- the queC gene encoding 7-cyano-7-deazaguanine synthase QueC, which translates to MAVKAVILLSGGLDSSTVLYQAKADGCDVYAISFDYQQRHRRELESAAAIAQVAGVIQHQVVSFDLRLWGGSALTDDSIAVPSDRFLGEMASHIPVTYVPARNTIFLSFALGYAEAIEAERVYLGVNSLDYSGYPDCRPDYMQAMQEVFRLGTKQGREGQPIQIVAPLMELKKTEIIQLGDRLGVPWQQTWSCYTGEAVACGVCDSCRLRLAAFAELEQVDPLPYRT; encoded by the coding sequence GTGGCAGTCAAAGCGGTCATTTTGTTGTCCGGCGGATTAGATTCGTCTACGGTGCTCTATCAAGCTAAAGCGGATGGCTGTGATGTTTATGCCATTTCGTTTGACTACCAACAACGACATCGTCGGGAGTTAGAGTCGGCAGCGGCGATCGCTCAGGTGGCAGGCGTCATCCAACATCAAGTCGTGAGTTTTGACCTGCGCCTTTGGGGTGGCTCTGCCCTCACAGACGACAGCATTGCGGTACCGAGCGATCGCTTTTTGGGAGAGATGGCCTCTCACATTCCGGTTACCTATGTCCCTGCCCGCAACACTATTTTTTTAAGTTTCGCGCTTGGCTATGCCGAAGCCATAGAAGCAGAACGAGTTTATCTAGGGGTGAATAGCCTCGACTACTCCGGCTATCCGGATTGCCGCCCTGACTATATGCAAGCAATGCAAGAAGTTTTTCGCCTAGGCACAAAGCAAGGCCGCGAAGGACAACCCATTCAAATCGTTGCTCCCCTAATGGAGTTGAAGAAAACTGAAATTATTCAATTAGGCGATCGCTTAGGAGTCCCTTGGCAGCAAACTTGGTCTTGCTATACGGGCGAAGCAGTCGCTTGCGGTGTCTGTGACTCTTGCCGCTTGCGTCTAGCCGCTTTTGCCGAACTGGAGCAAGTTGATCCGCTACCCTACAGAACTTGA
- a CDS encoding ABC transporter ATP-binding protein, with protein sequence MATFQDVLGYYRHYWPLSAFSIAASSTFEIIDLAVPYAIGQILNVLSKQPLDNFMQDLVAVIAGLGPFPNNQFLALSVLLGIIFAVTVLRAPIQPWAASWFHWDIALRSRRDHSKQVLRKILTLPLEFYDENNPGRIAGRVARGLANHTWSYPEIAGQLIPKLFRVLGIFVMIWLIEWRIAIAFLISFIFILSFTFAHLKRLIQREAILDRYQENTESRTSEIITNIKTVKAFATEATELKRQSQRLDRELKVVDYRIHRGYIHLGTWQRLVVQSCVFFILAFTLVATVSGKISLGHFVTTLTISSMAYSELEPISNLAETFARRYASMLRFHEFVQLPTGADAGSLTTSGEHAAYSFTGKVEFSQLAFGYDRDRPVLQNINLLIKPYQTVALVGRSGSGKSTLVKLLFRYFEPTQGHVLMDGEDITTLDVTQYRKRLAIVHQEVDIFNGTLLDNLLYGNPQASFEQVQEACRIAQCEEFIHHLPQGYKTIVGERGMRLSGGQRQRVGIARALLAEPDVLIFDEATSSLDYESERAIQLAMRSILGTRTTIIIAHRLSTVREADQIVVLDQGQIVEMGNHAELLRQAGIYRRLHSLQETGELI encoded by the coding sequence ATGGCCACCTTTCAGGATGTCCTGGGCTATTACCGTCACTATTGGCCGCTGTCCGCCTTCAGTATTGCCGCTTCCAGCACCTTTGAAATTATTGACCTCGCAGTACCTTATGCGATCGGCCAAATTTTGAATGTGCTCTCAAAGCAACCACTGGACAACTTCATGCAGGATCTTGTCGCAGTGATAGCGGGTTTGGGGCCTTTTCCCAACAACCAATTCTTAGCGCTGAGCGTGCTATTGGGTATCATCTTTGCGGTCACAGTGCTTAGAGCCCCGATTCAGCCCTGGGCTGCATCTTGGTTTCATTGGGACATTGCCCTCCGTAGCCGTCGCGACCACTCCAAGCAGGTGCTGCGAAAAATTCTGACACTGCCATTGGAGTTTTATGACGAAAACAACCCAGGTCGAATTGCAGGTCGGGTGGCGAGAGGGTTGGCGAACCATACTTGGAGCTACCCCGAAATTGCAGGCCAACTGATTCCCAAGCTCTTTCGTGTGCTGGGCATTTTCGTGATGATTTGGCTGATTGAGTGGCGGATCGCGATCGCCTTCTTAATTTCCTTCATCTTTATTCTCAGCTTCACCTTTGCTCACTTGAAGCGCTTGATTCAGCGCGAAGCCATTCTCGATCGCTATCAAGAGAATACTGAGAGCCGAACCTCGGAAATCATCACCAACATCAAAACGGTGAAGGCATTCGCCACAGAAGCAACCGAACTTAAGCGGCAATCGCAACGCTTAGACCGGGAGCTAAAGGTGGTAGATTACCGCATTCATCGAGGCTATATTCACTTAGGAACCTGGCAGCGCTTAGTCGTGCAAAGCTGCGTGTTCTTCATCCTGGCTTTTACGCTTGTGGCCACCGTCAGCGGCAAGATTTCTCTGGGTCATTTTGTCACCACACTGACGATTTCTAGCATGGCTTACTCGGAGTTAGAGCCGATTAGCAACCTTGCAGAGACTTTTGCCCGCCGTTATGCCTCTATGCTGCGCTTCCATGAGTTTGTGCAGTTGCCAACCGGGGCCGATGCGGGCAGTTTGACGACTTCTGGGGAGCACGCTGCTTACTCTTTTACAGGCAAGGTGGAGTTTTCACAGCTGGCCTTTGGCTATGACCGCGATCGCCCCGTTCTACAAAACATTAACTTGTTGATTAAACCCTACCAAACCGTAGCTCTAGTTGGGCGTTCTGGTTCGGGGAAATCAACCTTAGTCAAGCTGCTGTTTCGCTACTTCGAGCCGACTCAAGGCCATGTGTTGATGGATGGAGAAGACATTACCACCCTAGATGTGACTCAATATCGGAAACGGCTGGCGATCGTGCACCAAGAAGTCGATATTTTTAATGGCACCTTGCTAGATAACCTGCTTTACGGCAACCCCCAAGCAAGTTTTGAGCAGGTACAAGAAGCTTGTCGCATTGCTCAGTGCGAGGAATTTATTCACCACTTACCGCAAGGCTACAAAACCATTGTCGGAGAGCGAGGAATGCGGCTATCGGGAGGGCAACGACAGCGAGTAGGCATTGCCCGCGCCCTTTTAGCAGAACCAGATGTCTTGATTTTTGACGAAGCCACCTCCAGCCTCGATTACGAATCGGAACGTGCCATTCAACTAGCCATGCGATCGATTTTGGGCACCCGCACCACGATCATCATTGCCCACCGCTTAAGCACCGTGCGAGAAGCCGATCAGATTGTGGTGCTCGATCAAGGTCAGATTGTGGAAATGGGCAACCATGCTGAACTCTTGCGCCAAGCAGGAATTTACCGCCGCTTGCACTCTCTACAAGAAACTGGAGAGCTAATTTAG
- a CDS encoding hemolysin family protein — protein MIALFPQIYTLATAKPGPLLGDVWLDVAILLVMLLLSACFSGSETAITALDNLKLRALIKEQGDPNRMFRLVLEKRGRFITTLLVGNNLVNNFTAILTSNLFAIWLGNAGIGVATAVVTFLVLIFGEITPKSLAINNVMPVFMVVVRPIYWLSVVLLPVIYFFEAIAQSVVRLFQGNAAQQGESLQDLQLMIEILGGKGQLDLHKHQLLNKALMLDRVSARDVVKPRVDMRTISQDATLQDLVNFCLETGYSRIPVQEESKDEIVGIVHLKRALQQLRQLQKAGREHGPVTEAMDPPIYIPENKRVTDLLKEMLQQQFHIAIVVDEYGGTVGLVTLEDILEQLVGEIYDESDFPARAKAAKKLGLLSVSRSGRSVNNRE, from the coding sequence GTGATTGCTTTATTTCCTCAAATTTATACCTTGGCAACTGCCAAACCTGGCCCTCTTCTAGGAGATGTGTGGCTTGATGTAGCCATTTTGCTGGTCATGCTGCTGCTATCAGCCTGCTTTTCTGGTTCTGAAACAGCCATTACTGCCCTCGACAACCTGAAGCTAAGAGCTTTGATCAAAGAGCAAGGCGATCCCAATCGCATGTTTCGTTTGGTCTTAGAAAAGCGGGGTCGCTTCATCACCACCCTGCTAGTTGGCAATAACTTAGTTAACAACTTCACAGCTATTCTGACCAGTAATTTATTTGCCATCTGGCTCGGAAACGCTGGGATTGGTGTAGCAACGGCTGTCGTGACATTTTTAGTGCTAATTTTCGGTGAGATTACGCCGAAATCATTAGCCATTAACAACGTGATGCCAGTCTTCATGGTGGTGGTTCGCCCCATTTACTGGCTCTCCGTGGTGTTGCTACCCGTGATCTATTTCTTTGAGGCGATCGCGCAAAGCGTAGTGCGGCTATTCCAAGGCAATGCAGCCCAGCAAGGAGAATCGCTGCAAGACCTACAACTCATGATCGAAATTTTGGGGGGCAAAGGTCAACTTGACCTACACAAGCATCAACTACTGAATAAAGCCTTAATGCTCGATCGCGTCAGTGCGCGAGATGTCGTCAAGCCAAGAGTTGACATGCGAACCATCTCCCAGGATGCCACCCTCCAAGACCTAGTCAATTTCTGCCTAGAAACAGGCTACTCCCGCATCCCGGTGCAAGAAGAGTCGAAAGATGAAATTGTTGGGATTGTGCACTTAAAGCGAGCTTTGCAACAGTTGAGACAACTGCAAAAAGCAGGTCGAGAGCATGGCCCTGTGACAGAAGCAATGGACCCCCCCATCTACATTCCAGAGAACAAGCGAGTGACTGACCTACTGAAGGAAATGCTGCAACAGCAGTTTCACATTGCGATCGTAGTGGATGAGTACGGTGGAACCGTTGGTCTAGTGACCTTAGAAGATATTCTGGAGCAACTGGTGGGAGAAATCTACGACGAAAGTGATTTTCCAGCCCGAGCCAAGGCAGCTAAAAAGCTGGGCCTTCTGTCTGTTTCCCGTTCCGGTCGTAGTGTTAACAACAGAGAATGA
- the ffh gene encoding signal recognition particle protein: MFDALAERLESAWKTLRGQDKISESNVQEALREVRRALLEADVNLQVVKDFVAEVQTKALGAEVVTGVRPDQQFIKLVYDELVSVMGETNIPLAEVDPAPTVILMAGLQGTGKTTATAKLALHLRKENRSTLLVATDIYRPAAIDQLVTLGKQIDVPVFELGKDADPVEIARQGVERARAEGINTVIIDTAGRLQIDQNMMAELARIKETIQPHETLLVVDAMTGQEAANLTRTFHDQIGITGAILTKMDGDTRGGAALSVRRISGQPIKFIGVGEKVDALQPFYPDRMASRILGMGDVLTLVEKAQEAVDLADAEKMQEKILSAKFDFTDFLKQTRLLKNMGSLGGIMKLIPGMNKLSSDQLQQGEAQLKRAESMINSMTVAERKDPDLLAGSPSRRRRIARGAGYAESDVAKLVADFQKMRTLMQQMGQGQLPMPGMFGGGPFGGAPGYGGNQPPQPGWRGYPGGAPSKKKKEKKKKGFGNL, encoded by the coding sequence ATGTTTGACGCGCTCGCTGAACGCTTAGAATCTGCTTGGAAGACACTGCGGGGTCAGGACAAAATTTCTGAATCGAACGTCCAGGAAGCCCTGCGAGAAGTTCGTCGTGCCCTGCTGGAGGCAGATGTCAACCTCCAAGTCGTGAAAGATTTTGTGGCAGAGGTGCAAACCAAAGCCCTAGGCGCAGAAGTAGTGACTGGGGTAAGACCTGACCAGCAATTCATCAAACTGGTTTACGACGAGTTGGTGTCCGTCATGGGGGAAACCAATATTCCCCTAGCAGAAGTAGACCCAGCCCCCACCGTAATTCTAATGGCAGGTTTGCAGGGAACGGGTAAAACCACCGCAACTGCCAAACTAGCGCTACATCTACGCAAAGAGAACCGCAGCACTCTCCTAGTCGCTACAGACATTTACCGCCCTGCCGCGATCGACCAGCTCGTAACCCTAGGCAAACAGATTGACGTACCCGTGTTTGAGCTAGGCAAAGATGCCGACCCGGTTGAAATTGCGCGACAAGGGGTCGAAAGAGCCAGAGCAGAAGGTATCAACACCGTCATTATTGACACCGCAGGTCGTCTGCAAATCGACCAAAACATGATGGCAGAGTTGGCTCGCATTAAAGAGACCATTCAGCCTCACGAAACCTTGCTAGTCGTGGATGCCATGACAGGGCAAGAAGCTGCCAACTTAACCCGCACCTTCCACGACCAAATTGGGATTACAGGTGCAATCCTCACCAAAATGGATGGCGACACCCGGGGTGGGGCAGCCCTCTCCGTGCGGCGCATCTCTGGTCAACCCATCAAATTTATTGGGGTCGGGGAAAAAGTTGATGCCCTACAACCCTTCTACCCCGACCGGATGGCTTCCCGGATCTTGGGCATGGGGGACGTGCTGACCCTGGTAGAAAAAGCCCAAGAAGCAGTAGATCTGGCCGATGCCGAGAAAATGCAGGAGAAAATCCTCTCGGCTAAGTTTGACTTCACAGACTTCCTGAAGCAAACTCGCTTGCTGAAGAATATGGGTTCCTTGGGTGGCATCATGAAGCTCATCCCTGGCATGAACAAGCTGAGCAGCGACCAACTGCAACAAGGGGAAGCCCAACTCAAGCGAGCTGAATCCATGATCAATTCCATGACTGTGGCAGAGCGCAAAGACCCTGACTTGCTAGCTGGTTCTCCTAGCCGTCGCCGTCGCATTGCCCGTGGTGCTGGTTATGCGGAGTCAGATGTGGCCAAGTTAGTAGCCGATTTCCAAAAGATGCGAACCTTGATGCAACAGATGGGACAAGGCCAACTTCCCATGCCCGGTATGTTTGGTGGGGGTCCATTTGGCGGTGCTCCGGGCTATGGTGGCAATCAACCACCTCAACCCGGTTGGCGTGGTTATCCAGGCGGTGCCCCCAGTAAGAAAAAGAAGGAGAAAAAGAAGAAGGGCTTCGGCAATCTGTAG
- the pyrE gene encoding orotate phosphoribosyltransferase, producing MTDGILVQTGSLSSIINADLQTVRQQLLDLFCEGAYKEGDFVLSSGQRSSYYINGKQVTLHPAGAVAVGRILLPLLPQNTQAVAGLTLGADPIVTAVSVVAAYEGRAIAPLIIRKEAKGHGTQAYIEGLTLPANSSVVVLEDVVTTGGSAMKAVERLRDAGYSVEQVISLVDRQQGGAELYEREGLKFQSVFTIQDLQTHWKQLQR from the coding sequence ATGACTGACGGAATTCTAGTCCAAACTGGTTCACTTTCTTCCATCATCAATGCTGATTTACAAACAGTACGTCAGCAGTTGCTAGATTTATTTTGTGAAGGTGCCTATAAAGAAGGCGACTTTGTTCTCTCTTCGGGACAGCGAAGTTCGTACTACATCAACGGTAAGCAGGTGACGCTCCACCCCGCAGGAGCCGTAGCAGTGGGTCGCATTTTACTACCATTGCTACCACAGAATACCCAAGCTGTCGCTGGTTTGACGCTAGGGGCAGACCCAATTGTGACGGCGGTGAGTGTGGTGGCCGCCTACGAGGGACGGGCGATCGCACCGCTGATTATTCGCAAAGAAGCCAAAGGCCACGGCACTCAAGCTTATATTGAAGGCTTAACCTTACCTGCTAATAGCTCTGTCGTAGTTTTAGAAGATGTAGTGACGACGGGAGGCTCTGCGATGAAAGCTGTAGAGCGACTGCGGGATGCAGGTTATTCAGTTGAGCAGGTGATCTCTCTAGTCGATCGCCAGCAAGGGGGAGCGGAACTATATGAGCGAGAAGGCCTGAAGTTTCAATCAGTATTTACAATTCAAGACCTCCAAACCCACTGGAAACAATTGCAACGATAG